The Pseudomonas azadiae genome includes a window with the following:
- a CDS encoding RHS repeat-associated core domain-containing protein, translating into MIQLTGQAIGYLVLAAMDSKTRDVDSVLSDFKGCLNHYDAWAESFFSFSALAIEQVFKVGDDVALVAPINRSIIPSSTVATCQASGTLTLVHMFQSSRFVPIGNTPVMVQRIDPDGGPLGEPIHKTIGPSGILQITECDRNQRYRVSFYPNVSKAHFKALYASYQSVIAPLEGWLRSEWATTFAPLWKGYSEADFLKRYLSLHQAYARGFGEALYSLWDNLKQLAQWLADPLGYAEQLLHYLSQDEFEKLLNLGADTLAKGLLVLSDEPLLFIYLSAMVSWMRMLPPPYLNELLGEITAEVLINLLLGLATAGMGMAVRMSTKVLGGIKSQRARRWLEHMAGQFGKARVDDHAELAKPILLGGPATPIRTIPDVPLRVGDQLVSNPVQVVRNKPQRTALVRQEPVDDVPAVAKNPAGDAADSSDKTVTNGCPVSMVTGEELLTLTDGVLDGVLPFEWTRLYRTSAVEVDVGLGFGWSHSLSHRLSVSGDSVVWVDHENRSTALPLPTVARPAITNSLAEAAIYLGALPGELVLAQASCFYHFRDGVLFSISDAYDNRLRISRDFLGRIERLDNGVGRSLFLRYASGRIVAVDYQIERAVDDGPFVWVTEQTVVSYAYDDLGRLVSATNAVGESEVYRYDEQHVILERGLAGGAIFYWEWERTGKAARCVRHWASFSQMDTRYAWGDDGRVTVFNADGSQEVYVHDDRARLVQRIDPDGAQHFKSYDDKGRLTVEQDPLGAITAYQYDEAGRLVALFPRDDEPTTYEHDNGFVRVVRRGGAVWKYERNDQGDVTRRTDPDGNSTDYSYNKYGQLVGVWHPDHSCHRLVWNARGQLLEEQLPNGGIKRYRYDDLGRQIAREDERGALTQYQWDAAGRLLKLTQPGGATREYSYNAYGKITSERDELGHVTRYEYADGLHLISRRINADGTQVKYRYDNARLLLTEIENESGETYRLQYNGNGLIQQEIGFDGQRSAYVYDLNGNLQEKTEHGDDGSQLVKRYERDHAGRLVRKTLPDGNIIDYTYDRQGNLLSVDDGHWFLAYEYDPQNRLTAEHQGWGTLRYGYDACGQLQNLRLPDNNRLTFNHDKGGHLATVELNGKLLTSHLFKAGQEHQRQQGQLISRYHYDDQQRLHTHAVTQQSNYFYERHYDYDKSGNLTRLNDTRKGEHRYHYDPLNRLTRADHSQGELERFAHDPAGNLLMQDRPGPDIVAGNRLLIQGDRHYDYDAFGNLIRERRGKGHQLVTEYRYDCQHRLIGITQPNGKTASYRYDPFGRRISKTVDGITTEFFWQGDKLIAEHHADRHRSYLYEPDSFRPLALLEGFGPKETNPYHYQLDHLGTPQELTAPDGEIVWSAHYRAYGEISRLDIGKINNPLRFQGQYFDQESGLHYNRHRYYNPDIGRYLTPDPVKLAGGINAYQYVHNPTGWVDPLGLNSCPDASGCKPNATAQNPVEGVNHGNPALPQLTSRQRQARIDELAESNAYRRLSELEASIPEAHFLEKHGAQTSLESQLERVMTAKNPTTGEIETFENGRRRGLPRPPSAATHFLSHRDQLNAIHRAQLIFKLTDLSMSKEPMHMGKIIGEGYKRDGYEYGKQRKARVFLNDEGQPITAFTEFE; encoded by the coding sequence ATGATCCAGCTAACCGGCCAAGCCATTGGCTACCTGGTGCTGGCCGCGATGGATTCGAAGACGCGGGACGTCGACTCCGTTCTCAGCGATTTCAAGGGCTGCCTCAACCACTACGATGCCTGGGCCGAGAGTTTTTTCAGCTTTTCGGCATTGGCTATCGAACAGGTCTTCAAGGTTGGGGATGACGTGGCGCTGGTGGCGCCGATCAACCGCTCGATTATCCCCAGCAGCACCGTCGCGACCTGCCAGGCAAGCGGCACGCTGACCCTGGTGCATATGTTCCAGAGTTCACGGTTCGTGCCCATTGGCAATACGCCCGTGATGGTGCAACGCATCGACCCCGACGGCGGTCCTTTGGGCGAGCCGATCCACAAGACCATCGGCCCCAGCGGCATTCTCCAAATCACGGAGTGCGACCGCAACCAGCGCTACCGCGTCAGTTTCTACCCCAACGTTTCCAAAGCGCATTTCAAAGCGTTGTACGCCTCCTATCAATCGGTTATTGCGCCGCTGGAAGGTTGGCTGCGCAGCGAATGGGCCACCACCTTCGCACCGCTGTGGAAGGGGTATTCCGAAGCCGACTTCCTCAAGCGCTACCTTTCGCTGCATCAGGCCTACGCGCGTGGGTTCGGCGAAGCGCTGTACTCGCTATGGGACAACCTCAAGCAGTTGGCTCAGTGGCTTGCCGACCCGCTGGGGTATGCCGAACAGCTGCTGCACTACCTGTCCCAGGACGAATTTGAAAAGCTGCTGAACCTCGGCGCCGACACCCTGGCCAAGGGTCTTCTGGTACTCAGCGATGAGCCGCTGTTGTTTATCTACCTGTCGGCAATGGTCAGTTGGATGCGGATGTTGCCGCCGCCTTACCTGAACGAATTGCTCGGGGAAATCACCGCCGAAGTATTGATCAACCTGTTGCTGGGCCTCGCCACTGCCGGGATGGGCATGGCGGTGCGGATGAGTACGAAAGTGCTGGGCGGCATCAAGTCTCAACGTGCGCGCCGATGGCTGGAGCACATGGCCGGGCAGTTTGGCAAAGCTCGCGTGGATGACCACGCCGAGCTCGCCAAGCCGATTCTATTGGGTGGGCCTGCGACGCCGATCAGGACGATTCCGGATGTGCCGTTGAGGGTTGGGGATCAGTTGGTTTCGAACCCGGTGCAGGTGGTTCGCAACAAACCCCAGAGGACGGCGTTGGTGCGACAGGAGCCTGTCGACGATGTGCCTGCTGTTGCTAAGAACCCGGCGGGGGATGCAGCTGATTCTTCGGATAAGACCGTGACCAATGGTTGCCCGGTGTCGATGGTCACGGGCGAGGAACTGCTGACGCTGACCGATGGTGTGCTGGACGGGGTTTTGCCGTTTGAGTGGACCCGGTTGTACCGCACCAGTGCGGTGGAGGTGGATGTTGGATTGGGGTTTGGCTGGAGCCACTCTTTATCGCATCGGCTGAGTGTTTCTGGTGATTCGGTGGTGTGGGTCGATCATGAGAATCGGTCGACTGCCCTGCCCTTGCCGACCGTGGCTCGGCCAGCAATTACCAATAGCCTGGCGGAAGCTGCGATCTATTTGGGGGCTTTGCCAGGTGAGTTGGTGCTGGCCCAGGCATCGTGCTTCTATCACTTTCGCGATGGCGTGCTGTTCTCGATCAGCGATGCGTATGACAACCGGCTGCGGATTTCCCGGGATTTTTTGGGGCGCATTGAGCGGTTAGATAACGGTGTCGGGCGTTCGTTGTTTTTGCGCTATGCGTCAGGTCGCATAGTGGCGGTGGATTACCAGATTGAGCGGGCAGTGGACGACGGTCCGTTTGTCTGGGTGACGGAGCAGACCGTTGTTTCCTACGCGTATGACGACCTTGGACGGTTGGTCTCGGCGACCAATGCCGTAGGCGAAAGCGAGGTTTATCGGTACGACGAGCAACACGTCATTCTTGAGCGGGGGTTGGCCGGTGGCGCGATTTTCTATTGGGAGTGGGAGCGGACTGGCAAGGCGGCGCGGTGTGTCCGGCATTGGGCGAGTTTTTCGCAGATGGACACCCGGTATGCCTGGGGCGATGACGGGCGGGTCACAGTTTTTAATGCCGATGGCAGTCAGGAAGTCTACGTGCACGATGATCGTGCGCGGCTGGTGCAGCGCATCGATCCAGATGGCGCCCAGCACTTCAAATCCTACGACGACAAAGGCCGACTGACGGTTGAGCAAGACCCGCTCGGGGCGATCACGGCGTATCAATACGACGAAGCCGGGCGTTTGGTGGCGTTGTTTCCAAGGGATGACGAGCCGACGACCTACGAGCATGACAACGGTTTCGTACGGGTTGTGCGCCGTGGTGGAGCAGTCTGGAAATACGAGCGTAATGATCAGGGCGACGTCACGCGCAGGACCGATCCTGACGGCAACTCTACGGACTACAGCTACAACAAATACGGCCAGCTGGTTGGGGTTTGGCATCCCGATCACAGCTGCCATCGCTTGGTATGGAATGCGCGCGGGCAGTTGCTGGAAGAGCAGCTGCCGAATGGCGGAATCAAGCGTTATCGCTATGACGATCTAGGCCGGCAGATTGCGCGCGAAGATGAACGCGGCGCGCTGACGCAGTATCAGTGGGATGCCGCAGGCCGCTTGCTGAAACTAACTCAACCCGGTGGCGCCACGCGGGAATACAGCTACAACGCCTACGGAAAAATCACCTCCGAACGCGATGAACTGGGCCACGTCACCCGCTACGAATACGCTGACGGCCTGCACCTGATCAGCCGCCGCATCAACGCCGACGGCACCCAGGTCAAATACCGCTACGACAACGCCAGGTTATTGCTGACCGAAATCGAAAACGAATCAGGCGAAACCTACCGGCTCCAGTACAACGGCAACGGCCTCATCCAGCAGGAAATCGGCTTTGACGGCCAGCGCAGCGCCTACGTCTACGACCTCAACGGCAACCTGCAGGAAAAGACCGAACACGGCGACGACGGCAGTCAGCTAGTTAAACGCTACGAACGCGATCACGCCGGGAGACTCGTAAGAAAAACCCTGCCCGACGGCAACATCATTGATTACACCTACGACCGCCAAGGCAATCTCCTCAGCGTCGACGACGGCCATTGGTTTTTAGCCTACGAATACGACCCACAAAACCGCCTCACCGCCGAACACCAAGGCTGGGGCACCTTGCGCTACGGCTACGACGCCTGCGGCCAGCTCCAAAACCTGCGCCTGCCCGACAACAACCGCCTCACCTTTAACCACGACAAAGGCGGCCACCTCGCCACCGTCGAACTCAATGGCAAGCTGCTCACATCGCACCTGTTCAAAGCCGGCCAGGAACACCAACGCCAACAAGGCCAACTGATCAGTCGCTACCACTACGACGATCAACAGCGCCTCCACACCCACGCCGTCACCCAACAGAGCAACTACTTTTACGAGCGCCACTACGACTACGACAAATCCGGCAACCTCACCCGCCTGAACGACACCCGCAAAGGCGAACACCGCTACCACTACGATCCACTCAACCGCCTCACCCGCGCCGACCACTCCCAAGGCGAGCTCGAACGCTTCGCCCACGACCCGGCCGGCAACCTGCTCATGCAGGACCGCCCCGGCCCCGACATCGTCGCTGGCAACCGCCTGCTGATCCAGGGCGACCGCCATTACGACTACGACGCCTTCGGCAACCTCATCCGCGAACGCCGCGGCAAAGGCCATCAACTCGTCACCGAATACCGCTACGACTGCCAACACCGGTTGATCGGCATCACCCAACCCAACGGAAAAACCGCCAGCTACCGCTACGATCCCTTCGGTCGCCGAATCAGCAAAACCGTCGACGGCATCACCACCGAGTTCTTCTGGCAAGGCGACAAGCTCATCGCCGAACACCATGCGGACCGCCACCGCAGCTATCTCTACGAACCGGACAGCTTCCGGCCACTAGCCCTATTGGAAGGGTTTGGCCCCAAAGAAACCAATCCCTACCACTACCAACTCGACCACCTCGGCACGCCCCAGGAACTCACCGCCCCGGACGGCGAAATCGTGTGGTCCGCGCATTACCGTGCCTATGGCGAAATTAGCCGCCTAGACATAGGAAAAATCAACAATCCACTGCGCTTCCAAGGCCAATACTTCGATCAGGAAAGCGGCCTGCACTACAACCGCCATCGCTACTACAATCCGGATATTGGTCGCTACCTGACGCCGGATCCGGTGAAGCTGGCGGGTGGAATCAATGCGTACCAGTACGTGCACAACCCTACGGGGTGGGTAGATCCATTAGGGCTGAATTCCTGTCCTGATGCGAGTGGTTGCAAGCCAAACGCTACCGCCCAAAACCCAGTTGAAGGTGTTAATCACGGAAACCCAGCGTTACCGCAACTGACAAGTAGGCAGCGACAAGCAAGAATTGATGAGCTTG